One Campylobacter concisus DNA segment encodes these proteins:
- the hypB gene encoding hydrogenase nickel incorporation protein HypB has translation MCKDCGCSMGNHAHTHTHADGTTHSHPHTHDGHTDHAHDAHEHSHEAHAHPVLNESKTIDVIEKILSENDKEAAHNRAHLDEKKILCVNLMSSPGAGKTTLLEATIKAGKFKIGVVEGDLETNQDADRIVKAGAKAHQISTGQTCHLDAFMVHEGLHHLPLNELDLVFIENVGNLVCPASYDVGSHFNAVLLSVPEGDDKVSKYPVMFRAADVLLITKASLAPHFDFDIERVKNDARKLNPKVDIFVVDSKTGEGIDKWISYLEFKKELR, from the coding sequence ACTCACGACGGGCATACAGATCACGCTCATGACGCACACGAGCATAGCCACGAGGCTCACGCACACCCTGTGCTAAACGAGAGTAAAACGATAGACGTGATAGAGAAAATTCTATCTGAAAACGACAAAGAGGCCGCTCACAACAGAGCGCATCTTGATGAAAAAAAGATACTTTGTGTAAATTTGATGAGTAGTCCGGGCGCTGGCAAGACTACGCTTTTAGAGGCTACGATAAAGGCTGGCAAATTTAAAATAGGCGTTGTCGAGGGCGATTTAGAGACTAACCAAGATGCCGACCGCATAGTAAAAGCTGGCGCAAAAGCTCATCAGATAAGCACAGGTCAGACCTGCCATTTAGACGCTTTTATGGTGCATGAGGGGCTTCATCATCTGCCACTAAACGAGCTTGATCTAGTCTTTATAGAAAATGTTGGAAATTTAGTTTGCCCTGCAAGCTACGACGTTGGCTCACACTTTAACGCTGTGCTTCTTTCAGTGCCAGAGGGCGATGATAAGGTGAGCAAATATCCAGTGATGTTTAGAGCTGCTGACGTGCTTTTGATCACAAAAGCTTCGCTTGCACCGCACTTTGACTTTGATATCGAGCGAGTGAAAAACGACGCTAGAAAGCTAAATCCAAAGGTTGATATCTTTGTAGTAGATAGCAAAACAGGCGAGGGCATCGATAAATGGATAAGTTATTTGGAATTTAAAAAAGAGCTAAGATAA
- a CDS encoding HypC/HybG/HupF family hydrogenase formation chaperone: MCLSIPSKVIEIDENNVATVETLGVTRKVSLDLISEEVKVGEYVLIHVGYAMQKIDTQFALESLEVYQKIAEDMDAGKI, encoded by the coding sequence ATGTGTCTTTCGATCCCTTCAAAAGTAATAGAAATAGATGAAAATAACGTTGCTACCGTCGAGACTCTGGGCGTTACTAGAAAGGTAAGCCTAGATCTCATCTCTGAAGAGGTAAAGGTTGGCGAATACGTGCTAATCCACGTTGGATACGCCATGCAAAAGATTGACACGCAGTTTGCGCTTGAGAGCTTGGAGGTCTATCAAAAGATCGCTGAGGATATGGACGCGGGGAAAATTTGA